In the Takifugu flavidus isolate HTHZ2018 chromosome 11, ASM371156v2, whole genome shotgun sequence genome, one interval contains:
- the ccdc88ab gene encoding girdin isoform X2 encodes MENEVFTPLLEQFMLTPLVCWVQTVGQPTVTDGTKLSEYVELVDGIYLNEIMLEINPKATVQRTNKKVNNDPTLRIQNLSILIRQIKSYYQETLQQLVMMPLPNVLVLGRNPLSEQGLEEMKRLLLLLLGCAVQCEKKEEYIERIQTLDFDTKAAIASHIQEVTHNQENVVDLQWFESGEVPPEDLDSLSRNLAFHLKHLVDERDAQLETIVELTQERDCVQLSPLATFPTQSPGDSPSMRRTESRQHLSVELADAKAKLRRFRQELEEKSEQLLDTRQELENIEMEFRKLQQESYQLLSDARSARAYRDELDALREKAIRVDKLESELSRFREKLHDIEFYKARVEELKEDNQVLLETKTMLEEQLDACRTRSDKLHLLEKENLQLKSKMHDLETERDMDRKRVEELLEENLVLEMAQKQSMDESLHLGWELEQLSKTPELAEAPQKSLGEEVNDLTSSRLLKLEKDNQALLKTVEELRGGASQDTVTKLAKENQRLNQKLEMLEHELASEKQSFRTTESLSTDLMKEKALLEKTLETLRENSERQLKGLEQENKHLGQTVSSLRQRCQVGAEARLKDVEKENRVLHESICETTGKLNKMEFEIKQLRKDLEVMKEKGERAEELEILMQKLERDNESLQKKITSLGITCEKVSSLEKENSELEAESRRLKKKLDGLKNIAFQLEALEKENSQLEQENLQLRRSAESLRAAGAKAAQLEAENQELESEKLQLKRTLELLKASSKKTERLEVSYQGLDTENQRLQKALENSSKKIQQLEAELQEVESENQMLQHNLEELKISSKRLEQLEQENKTLELESSALEKDKKLLEKENKRLRQQAEIRDSKLDDNNQRISALEKENRTMGKEMIFFRDSCTRVKDLEKENKELVKQATIDKKTLIALREELVSEKLRTQQMNNDLEKLTHELEKIGLNKERLLHDEGSDDRFKLLETKLESTLKSTLEIKEEKIAALEARLQESSNLNQQLRQELKTVKKNYEALRQREEEEKMVQSSPPRGGEDRPAVSKWEKESHEATRELLKVKDRLIEVERNNATLQAEKVALKSQLKQLETQNSNLQAQIITVQRQTASLQENNTALQTQNAKIQVENSTLSSQSAALMAQNAQLQTQQSSMESEREGVLKEKEELRATYELLLRDHEKLAALHERQAAEYEALIGKHGNLKTSHKGLEQQHRDLEDKYKQFLQRKGELEELSKNLKDQQEKMVLENQTHQTTADQYKLLKEENDRLNSTYRQLLKDNENLQLDHKNIKSQLNSAKLEQTKLEAEFSKLKEQYQQLDITSTKLTNQCELLSQLKGNLEEENRHLLDQIQTLMLQNRTLLEQTMESKDLFHVEQRQYIDKLNELRRQKEKLEEKIMDQYKFYDPSPPRRRGNWITLKMRKLIKPKSRERMRSLTLTPSRSELGDVFLTCPQDSQDSSSIGSGSNSLDDTLTQKRSGTIKRLPFMRNRSEDKDKAKAIYRRSMSMNDLLQTMALAGGSSAQWAGSSENLDGAAAGDVGITGCSRRSGQRMKELALSTNAIDNAALTLPSAGHSRAKLRLQVKENASCENVVGSLDDSKNQGLQGHSSAPAQCPPVELGVMCRVPCNICTSRPSSLHSNRTPSSNSNNNSHLTSPLEGKGTLNGSHSRPQSESSGEFSLSLDQEVWSSSGSSPIQQSSRSSHQSPLQLRKSLEPNTNASSPTQCRSGEVLSLQQFLDEGIDPTESGSQENLTVDSPRLSTSSEHVQKERSTTKTRGILRSSSGRATPVSSERPPRSTGQPGRPSLRKAESTRVRGSVPIRSSLSSQGKATSVSERLDSASSTLPRASSVISTAEGSTRRTSIHDMLSKDNRQPVSVDGVPPPVSKKAGLRSQPSSSEYHSNSSTLKMPLTTTTTTTNPLPKSLSLPCSTLEDPDLSLESFLGPSFTLESVFMDSIFSESADKNLPFLSLNPTLVSNISGPPVTNKSHPPSTHSHISIPNQAPHNQTNGQMRSSPAILTENIGVNNSEQVVNPEDAQSLWYEYGCV; translated from the exons ATGGAAAACGAGGTTTTCACCCCTTTGCTGGAGCAGTTTATGCTCACGCCTCTGGTCTGCTGG GTTCAGACAGTCGGGCAGCCGACAGTGACGGATGGCACAAAATTATCGGAATATGTTGAGCTGGTGGACGGGATTTACCTGAACGAGATCATGCTTGAGAT AAATCCAAAGGCCACAGTACAGAGGACCAACAAGAAAGTCAACAATGACCCCACATTGCGAATTCAGAACCTCTCCATTCTCATCAGGCAGATTAAATCCTACTATCAG GAGACTCTCCAGCAGCTGGTCATGATGCCTTTGCCAAACGTGTTGGTACTGGGACGGAACCCACTGTCTG AGCAAGgtctggaggagatgaagagactGCTTCTGCTATTGCTAGGCTGTGCTGTCCAG TGCGAGAAGAAAGAAGAGTATATCGAGCGTATCCAGACACTAGACTTTGACACGAAAGCTGCAATAGCATCTCACATCCAAGAG GTGACTCATAATCAAGAGAATGTAGTGGACCTGCAGTGGTTTGAAAGTGGAGAAGTGCCTCCGGAGGACCTTGACAGCCTGTCTAGAAACCTTGCTTTCCATCTTAAACATCTGGTAGATGAGAGGGATGCACAGCTAGAG ACTATAGTGGAGTTGACCCAGGAAAGGGACTGTGTCCAGCTGTCTCCACTGGCTACCTTTCCAACCCAGTCCCCTGGTGACTCCCCCAGTATGAGGAGAACTGAAAGCCGACAGCACCTCTCTGTGGAGTTGGCAGATGCCAAGGCAAAACTCCGACGCTTTCGACAAGAGCT agaggaaaagagtGAGCAACTTTTGGACACCAGACAGGAACTTGAGAACATAGAAATGGAGTTCAGAAAGCTTCAACAAGAG AGTTACCAGTTGCTGTCAGATGCTCGGTCTGCTCGGGCCTACCGTGATGAGCTGGATGCTCTCCGTGAGAAAGCCATTCGTGTCGACAAATTGGAGAGCGAGTTGAGCCGATTTAGGGAGAAACTACATGACATTGAATTTTACAAGGCCAGAGTCGAG GAACTGAAAGAAGATAATCAGGTCCTGCTGGAAACTAAGACGATGTtggaggaacagctggatgCTTGCCGTACCCGCTCCGACAAACTGCACCTcttggaaaaagaaaatctgcagcTTAAATCAAAGATGCATGACCTGGAGACG GAGCGAGACATGGACCGCAAACGCGTGGAAGAGTTATTGGAGGAGAACCTTGTGTTAGAGATGGCCCAGAAACAGAGTATGGATGAATCCCTGCACCTGGGCTGGGAGCTGGAGCAACTATCCAAGACGCCTGAACTGGCTGAAG CTCCTCAGAAGTCCTTGGGAGAAGAAGTAAATGATTTAACATCAAGTCGCCTTTTAAAGCTGGAGAAAGACAACCAGGCTTTGCTGAAGACAGTGGAAGAACTCAGAGGAGGAGCCAGTCAGGACACGGTGACAAAGTTGGCCAAAGAAAACCAGAGACTTAACCAAAAg TTGGAGATGTTGGAACATGAATTGGCATCAGAGAAACAGTCGTTTCGAACTACAGAGTCACTGAGTACTGACCTGATGAAGGAGAAGGCTTTACTAGAAAAAACTCTGGAAACACTCAGAGAAAACTCTGAGAGACAG CTGAAGGGTTTAGAGCAGGAGAACAAGCACCTGGGCCAAACGGTGTCATCCTTGCGCCAGCGGTGCCAAGTTGGTGCTGAAGCTCGACTCAAAGATGTGGAGAAAGAGAATCGGGTCCTCCACGAGTCAATTTGTGAAACAACAGGCAAACTGAATAAAATGGAATTTGAAATTAAACAATTAC GTAAAGATCTAGAAGTGATGAAGGAAAAGGGCGAGAGGGCTGAGGAGTTGGAGATTCTCATGCAGAAGCTAGAAAGGGACAATGAGAGCCTTCAGAAGAAGATAACCAGCCTGGGAATCACCTGTGAAAAG GTCTCTTCTTTGGAGAAGGAGAACAGCGAGTTGGAAGCAGAGAGTCGTCGTCTGAAAAAGAAGCTTGACGGGCTAAAGAACATAGCCTTCCAGCTGGAGGCTcttgaaaaagaaaactctCAGTTGGAGCAGGAGAACCTTCAACTTCGGCGCTCAGCTGAGAGTCTCCGGGCTGCAGGAGCTAAGGCGGCTCAGCTGGAAGCAGAAAACCAGGAGCTGGAAAGTGAAAAGTTGCAGTTAAAACGCACCCTGGAACTGCTGAAAGCCTCCTCAAAGAAGACTGAGAGATTAGAG GTGAGTTATCAGGGTCTAGATACAGAAAACCAGCGACTTCAAAAAGCATTAGAGAACAGCAGTAAGAAgatccagcagctggaggcagagctACAAGAGGTGGAGAGTGAGAATCAGATGCTCCAACACAACCTGGAGGAACTGAAGATTTCTAGTAAACGCCTggaacagctggagcaggag AACAAGACTCTGGAACTCGAAAGCTCTGCTCTCGAAAAAGAtaagaagctgctggagaaggagaacaaaCGACTGAGGCAGCAGGCTGAAATCCGCGACTCTAAACTAGATGACAATAACCAGCGGATCTCTGCCCTGGAGAAAGAGAACCGGACAATGGGCAAGGAGATGATTTTCTTCAGAGACTCCTGCACAAGAGTCAAAGacttggaaaaagaaaacaaggaacTGGTCAAACAGGCCACCATTGATAAGAAGACCCTCATTGCTCTCAGAGAG gagCTTGTCAGTGAGAAACTGAGAACTCAGCAGATGAACAATGATCTGGAGAAACTGACTCATGAGCTGGAGAAGATTGGTCTCAACAAGGAAAGGTTGCTTCATGATGAAGGCTCTGACGACAG ATTTAAACTTTTGGAGACCAAATTAGAGTCCACTCTAAAATCAACTTTGGAGATTAAAGAGGAGAAGATTGCTGCTCTTGAGGCCAGACTGCAGGAGTCTTCTAACCTCAACCAACAACTTCGCCAGGAGCTCAAGACG GTGAAGAAAAACTATGAAGCACTGcgtcagagggaggaggaggagaaaatggtgCAGAGTTCGCCCcctagaggaggagaggaccgtcCAGCTGTGAGTAAATGGGAGAAGGAGAGCCATGAAGCCACCAGGGAGTTGCTTAAAGTCAAAGATCGACTCATTGAGGTTGAAAGAAAT AATGCTACACTGCAGGCTGAAAAGGTGGCTCTGAAGAGTCAGCTCAAACAACTGGAAACTCAAAACTCCAACCTGCAGGCTCAGATTATCACTGTTCAGAGACAGACTGCTTCTTTACAGGAAAACAATACAGCGCTGCAGACACAAAATGCTAAAATTCAG GTGGAGAACTCAACCCTGAGTTCACAGAGTGCAGCTCTGATGGCCCAGAATGCCCAGCTGCAgacccagcagagcagcatggagAGTGAACGTGAGGGAGTGttgaaggagaaagaggagttAAGAGCCACGTatgagctgctgctccgtgACCATGAGAAGTTGGCAGCGCTGCACGAGAGGCAGGCAGCAGAATACGAGGCACTGATAGGAAAGCACGGGAACCTGAAAACCTCTCATAAGGGTctggagcagcaacacagaGACCTGGAAGACAA ATACAAACAGTTCCTGCAGAGGaagggggagctggaggagctgtcgAAAAATCTGAAAGACCAGCAGGAAAAAATGGTGCTGGAGAACCAAACCCACCAAACCACAGCTGACCAGTATAAACTgctcaaagaggaaaatgataG GCTGAATTCAACATATCGCCAGCTGTTGAAGGATAATGAAAATCTTCAGCTGGATCATAAGAACATTAAGAGCCAGCTGAACAGTGCCAAGCTGGAACAGACTAAGCTAGAGGCTGAATTCTCTAAACTGAAGGAGCAGTACCAGCAGTTGGACATCACTTCCACCAAACTCACCAACCAGTGTGAG TTGTTGAGCCAACTGAAAGGAAATCTGGAAGAGGAGAATCGACATCTGTTGGACCAGATTCAGACTCTGATGCTACAGAATCGCACTTTGTTGGAGCAGACAATGGAAAGCAAGGATCTGTTCCATGTAGAGCAAAGACAGTACAT AGACAAGCTGAATGAGCtgaggagacagaaggagaagcTGGAAGAGAAGATCATGGACCAGTATAAATTCTATGACCCATCACCTCCACGCAG ACGTGGCAACTGGATCACCTTAAAGATGAGGAAGTTGATCAAGCCGAAAAGCCGTGAAAGGATGCGCTCTCTCACACTGACTCCGTCTCGATCAGAACTGGGAGATGTTTTCCTGACCTGTCCCCAGGATAGCCAGGACAGTTCTTCCATCGGTTCTGGCTCTAACTCGCTGGATGACACACTAACACAAAAGAGGAGCGGCA CTATTAAAAGGTTGCCTTTCATGAGGAACAGATCCGAGGACAAAGACAAGGCCAAGGCCATCTACCGGCGCTCCATGT CCATGAACGATCTGCTGCAGACCATGGCACTTGCAGGCGGTTCTTCAGCTCAGTGGGCAGGAAGCTCTGAAAACCTTGATGGCGCTGCAGCTGGAGACGTTGGCATTACAGGGTGCAGCAGGCGCAGCGGGCAACGCATGAAGGAACTGGCTTTATCCACCAACGCCATCGACAATGCTGCCCTCACCCTGCCGAGCGCAGGGCACAGCAGAGCCAAACTCAGGcttcaggtcaaag AAAATGCTTCCTGTGAGAATGTTGTTGGCTCGTTAGATGACTCAAAGAATCAAG GCCTGCAGGGGCATAGCAGTGCTCCAGCTCAGTGTCCTCCCGTTGAGCTGGGCGTTATGTGCAGAGTTCCGTGTAACATCTGTA cctccagaccctccagtctccatagcaacaggacccccagtagtaatagtaacaaTAACTCCCACCTCACTTCTCCTTTGGAGGGCAAAG GGACGCTGAATGGCAGCCATAGCAGGCCACAGAGTGAGAGCAGCGGAGAGTTCAGCCTGAGTTTAGACCAGGAGGTGTGGTCCAGCAGCGGCAGTAGCCCCATCCAGCAGTCCTCGCGGTCCTCCCATCAGAGCCCCCTGCAGCTGCGCAAGTCCCTCGAGCCGAACACTAACGCAAGCAGCCCCACCCAGTGCCGCAGTGGTGAGGTGCTGTCCCTGCAGCAGTTCCTGGATGAGGGGATTGATCCCACAGAG TCTGGCAGTCAGGAGAATCTTACCGTGGACTCCCCTCGCCTCTCTACCTCGTCTGAGCACGTTCAGAAAGAACGCTCCACAACAAAGACTCGTGGTATATTGCGCTCTTCCAGTGGGAGAGCCACACCTGTCAGCTCCGAGCGTCCACCGAGATCTACCGGACAACCGGGCCGTCCGAGCCTGCGAAAGGCAGAAAGCACTCGAGTGAGAGGCTCCGTCCCGATCCGCTCCAGCCTGTCTTCGCAGGGAAAGGCCACGTCTGTGTCTGAACGTCTGGATTCTGCATCCTCCACGCTCCCCAGGGCCAGTAGTGTCATCTCCACCGCCGAGGGTTCCACACGGCGCACCAGTATCCACGACATGCTCTCTAAGGACAACAGGCAGCCTGTGTCAGTGGATGGTGTTCCTCCCCCGGTGTCAAAAAAGGCTGGGCTCCGCTCCCAGCCCTCATCCAGTGAGTACCACTCCAACAGCAGCACCCTAAAGATGCCcctaaccaccaccaccaccaccaccaaccctcTACCCAAGTCACTCAGCCTGCCTTGCAGTACCTTGGAGGATCCCGACCTCTCCCTTGAGTCTTTC